In the genome of Staphylococcus durrellii, one region contains:
- the tyrS gene encoding tyrosine--tRNA ligase — MTSALLEDLKWRGLIYQQTDEEGLETLLNKEQVSLYCGADPTADSLHIGHLLPMLTLRRFQEYGHRPIVLIGGGTGMVGDPSGKSEERVLQTEDQVEKNVQGISKQMHKLFEFGTEQGAILVNNKDWLEQISLISFLRDYGKHVGINYLLGKDSIQSRLENGISFTEFTYTILQAIDFGHLNKTYDCKLQIGGSDQWGNITSGIELMRRMYGDRESYGLTIPLVVKADGKKFGKSEGGSVWLDAEKTSPYEFYQFWINTKDDDVIKFLKYFTFLSKEEIEKLQQSLEEAPHLREAQKALAENVTEFIHGKAALEDAQRISIALFSGDLKALSAQELKEGFKDVPQVELSHATTNIVEAIVESGISSSKRQAREDVTNGAIYINGERQQDVNYELTTEDKIDNAFAIIRRGKKKYFMVNFK; from the coding sequence ATGACAAGTGCATTATTAGAAGATTTAAAATGGAGAGGACTTATTTATCAACAGACAGATGAAGAAGGATTAGAAACATTATTAAATAAAGAGCAAGTTTCATTATACTGTGGCGCAGATCCAACTGCCGATAGTTTACACATTGGTCATTTATTACCTATGTTAACTTTACGTCGTTTTCAAGAATATGGCCATCGTCCTATTGTTTTAATTGGTGGTGGTACAGGAATGGTAGGGGACCCATCAGGTAAATCGGAAGAACGTGTACTACAAACCGAAGATCAAGTAGAAAAAAATGTTCAAGGTATTAGTAAACAAATGCATAAATTATTTGAATTTGGTACAGAACAAGGTGCAATTCTAGTAAATAACAAAGATTGGTTAGAACAAATATCGTTAATAAGTTTCTTAAGAGACTATGGTAAACATGTCGGTATTAACTACTTATTAGGTAAAGATTCTATTCAATCAAGATTAGAAAATGGTATTTCATTTACTGAGTTTACTTACACAATTCTACAAGCAATCGATTTCGGTCATCTGAACAAGACGTACGACTGTAAATTACAAATTGGTGGCTCAGACCAATGGGGTAATATTACGAGTGGTATAGAATTAATGCGACGTATGTATGGCGATCGTGAGTCATATGGTCTGACAATTCCATTAGTTGTTAAAGCTGACGGTAAAAAGTTCGGTAAATCAGAAGGTGGCTCTGTATGGTTAGATGCAGAAAAGACTAGCCCGTATGAGTTTTACCAATTTTGGATTAATACAAAAGACGATGATGTTATTAAATTCTTAAAATACTTCACTTTCTTAAGTAAAGAAGAAATCGAAAAGTTACAGCAATCTCTTGAAGAAGCACCACACTTACGTGAAGCACAAAAAGCATTAGCTGAAAATGTAACAGAATTTATTCATGGTAAAGCTGCATTAGAAGATGCACAACGTATTTCAATCGCGTTATTTAGTGGTGATTTAAAAGCTTTATCAGCACAAGAATTAAAAGAAGGCTTTAAAGATGTACCTCAAGTAGAGCTTAGTCATGCGACAACTAATATTGTTGAAGCAATCGTTGAAAGTGGTATTTCATCTTCTAAACGTCAAGCACGTGAAGATGTAACCAATGGAGCTATTTATATTAATGGCGAACGTCAACAAGATGTAAATTATGAATTAACAACAGAAGATAAAATTGACAACGCGTTTGCAATTATTCGACGTGGTAAAAAGAAATATTTTATGGTGAACTTTAAATAA
- a CDS encoding biosynthetic peptidoglycan transglycosylase: protein MEKIYKKIKYIFVALFVIVASISSIVLAASIIYFSHLTKDAVHMSDKELKSELLDFPGSDTLKNRNHNILSSFDESNNTLIIGPHNVNDTVVKALTSSEDSLYFKHNGILPKALLRAVFQDVFNTQISSGGSTITQQLVKNQILTNKKTYSRKANELVLAMRTEKLFSKKEILYIYLNIVPFGRDYNGADITGIASASFSLFGKSPNNLTVAESAYIVGLLQSPYYYTPYNRDGSLKSESQLTIGLNRQHYVLKRMVVENKITHKQFITAEKENIKIKLRTNN from the coding sequence ATGGAAAAGATATACAAAAAAATCAAATACATTTTCGTGGCGTTATTTGTTATTGTGGCATCTATATCTTCTATTGTATTGGCTGCATCCATTATTTATTTTAGCCATTTAACTAAAGATGCCGTGCATATGTCAGATAAAGAATTAAAATCTGAGTTATTGGATTTTCCTGGTAGTGACACATTAAAAAATCGGAATCACAATATACTATCATCATTTGATGAATCAAATAATACATTAATCATCGGCCCACACAATGTTAATGATACGGTCGTTAAAGCACTCACGTCATCTGAAGATAGCTTGTATTTTAAACATAATGGTATATTACCTAAAGCTTTGTTAAGAGCAGTATTTCAAGATGTATTCAATACACAAATATCATCAGGTGGAAGTACAATTACACAACAATTGGTTAAAAATCAAATCTTAACAAATAAGAAAACATATTCACGTAAAGCAAATGAATTAGTATTAGCAATGCGCACCGAAAAATTATTTAGCAAAAAAGAAATTTTATATATTTACCTTAATATCGTGCCATTTGGCAGAGATTATAACGGCGCGGACATAACCGGCATTGCTTCAGCTTCTTTTAGTTTATTTGGGAAATCACCTAATAATCTTACAGTCGCTGAGTCTGCATATATCGTAGGACTATTACAAAGCCCCTATTACTATACGCCTTATAATCGAGATGGCTCATTAAAATCGGAATCCCAGTTGACTATAGGTTTAAACCGTCAACACTATGTATTAAAGCGTATGGTCGTAGAAAACAAAATCACGCATAAGCAATTTATAACGGCCGAAAAAGAAAATATTAAAATTAAACTAAGAACTAATAATTAA
- a CDS encoding S1C family serine protease, which produces MSEFNKDNQQTDLSNNTEQNSYSYEQPRHRYKLKFPWFKTIVVALIAGIIGAMIVLGVGKLLNNTDSERSGSSVQEATHSKGGNTLDGKNDQRTSVNKMINDVSPSIVGVINMQKTQNLNDLLEGKSSKSQQAGVGSGVIYEKNNNSAYIVTNNHVIDGASDIKVQLHNNKQVNAKLVGKDALTDIAVLKINHTEGIEAIKFANSSKVKTGDSVFAMGNPLGLEFANSVTSGIISANERTIDTQTAAGANKVNVLQTDAAINPGNSGGALVDINGNLVGINSMKIANEQVEGIGFAIPSNEVKVTIKSLVENGKIERPSIGIGLLNLSEIPDNYKSKLDTNRKDGVYVAKVDSDNGLKEGDIITKIDNKTVKEDTDLKSYLYQHKKPGEQAKLTIERKGETKQVNVTLKKLKTTSKSTQSTDDGNHENSFE; this is translated from the coding sequence ATGTCAGAATTTAATAAAGATAACCAACAAACAGATTTATCAAACAACACAGAACAAAATAGTTATAGCTATGAACAACCACGACATAGATATAAACTAAAATTCCCATGGTTCAAAACAATTGTTGTGGCGTTAATAGCAGGTATTATCGGAGCTATGATTGTTCTAGGTGTCGGTAAACTATTAAATAACACCGATTCCGAACGTAGTGGATCATCCGTTCAAGAGGCAACTCACAGCAAAGGTGGTAACACATTAGATGGCAAAAATGATCAACGTACATCTGTTAATAAAATGATTAATGATGTATCACCTTCGATAGTGGGTGTAATTAATATGCAAAAAACTCAAAATTTAAATGATTTACTTGAAGGGAAATCTTCTAAGTCACAACAAGCTGGAGTCGGTTCAGGCGTTATTTATGAAAAAAATAACAATTCTGCATATATTGTTACTAATAACCATGTTATTGATGGAGCAAGTGATATAAAAGTACAGTTACATAATAATAAACAAGTTAATGCAAAGTTAGTCGGCAAAGATGCCTTAACAGATATTGCTGTTTTAAAAATTAATCATACGGAAGGCATAGAGGCTATAAAATTCGCTAATTCATCAAAAGTTAAAACAGGAGATAGTGTATTTGCAATGGGTAATCCATTAGGCTTAGAATTTGCTAATTCTGTAACCTCAGGTATTATATCAGCAAACGAGCGTACAATTGATACACAGACAGCTGCAGGTGCAAACAAAGTAAATGTACTACAAACTGATGCTGCAATTAATCCTGGTAACTCTGGTGGAGCGCTTGTAGATATTAACGGTAACCTCGTAGGTATTAATTCAATGAAAATAGCCAATGAGCAAGTTGAAGGTATTGGATTTGCAATACCAAGTAACGAAGTAAAAGTTACAATTAAATCGCTTGTCGAAAATGGTAAAATTGAACGCCCATCTATTGGCATAGGTTTACTCAATCTCAGTGAAATTCCAGATAATTATAAATCAAAATTAGATACTAATCGTAAAGACGGTGTCTACGTGGCCAAAGTTGATAGCGATAACGGTCTAAAAGAAGGCGATATTATCACGAAAATTGATAACAAAACGGTAAAAGAAGATACTGATTTAAAATCTTATCTGTATCAACATAAAAAACCTGGTGAACAAGCAAAACTAACAATTGAACGTAAAGGTGAAACGAAACAAGTTAACGTCACATTAAAAAAACTTAAAACAACATCTAAATCTACACAATCGACCGATGATGGAAATCATGAAAATTCTTTCGAGTAG
- a CDS encoding lysophospholipid acyltransferase family protein — protein sequence MYKVISSILYFIIVKLSKSLTVHGKENIPQLNKYVATCTHESYNEVIMLGMSIFPTQIHYMAKKELFKNKLFGNFLLSLNAFPVDRENPGPSTLKKPIKLLKENKTVGIFPTGQRRQLSEDAPLKRGAVTIAMMGGAPILPAAYVGPKNILGLITGHAHIKFGEPIETKDLPKNMKRNERLEYLTKQLENSTRQLQVELNETVNSK from the coding sequence ATGTATAAAGTAATAAGTTCTATTTTATATTTTATAATAGTTAAATTAAGTAAATCGTTAACAGTACATGGCAAAGAAAATATTCCACAATTAAATAAATATGTTGCTACATGTACGCATGAAAGTTATAACGAAGTTATTATGTTAGGAATGTCTATTTTTCCAACACAAATACATTACATGGCTAAAAAAGAGTTATTTAAAAACAAACTGTTTGGTAACTTTCTTCTATCATTAAATGCGTTTCCTGTTGATAGAGAAAATCCAGGACCCAGTACATTAAAAAAACCAATTAAATTATTAAAAGAAAATAAGACTGTCGGCATTTTTCCAACAGGACAACGCAGACAACTTTCTGAAGATGCCCCCCTAAAAAGAGGTGCTGTAACTATAGCTATGATGGGCGGTGCGCCTATTTTACCGGCAGCATACGTTGGACCTAAAAATATACTAGGTCTAATTACAGGGCATGCGCACATTAAATTTGGTGAACCTATTGAAACAAAAGATTTACCAAAAAATATGAAAAGAAATGAAAGACTAGAATATTTAACAAAACAACTAGAAAATAGTACTAGACAATTACAAGTAGAATTAAATGAAACTGTTAATAGTAAATAA